One Amycolatopsis thermophila DNA segment encodes these proteins:
- a CDS encoding NADPH-dependent FMN reductase — MVGIGGSLRPGSQSERALRIALDSAAAAGAETLALTGEDLVLPFYDSALEERTPQAVRLVEALRGADGVIIVSPGYHGALSGLIKNALDYVEDLRPDERPYLDGRAVGLAAVAYGWQAAVTTLDQLRTITHALRGWPTPLGGSINSAEVKFDEVGGASDEKALTTLKLIGRQVAEFARARR; from the coding sequence GTGGTCGGTATCGGCGGTTCCCTGCGTCCGGGCTCCCAGTCCGAGCGTGCCCTCCGCATCGCGCTCGACAGTGCGGCCGCGGCGGGCGCCGAGACGCTCGCCCTGACCGGCGAGGACCTCGTGCTGCCGTTCTACGACTCGGCGCTGGAGGAGCGCACGCCCCAGGCGGTGCGCCTGGTCGAGGCGCTGCGCGGGGCCGACGGCGTGATCATCGTCTCCCCGGGCTACCACGGCGCGCTGTCCGGGCTGATCAAGAACGCCCTGGACTACGTCGAGGACCTGCGGCCCGACGAACGCCCCTACCTGGACGGACGGGCCGTCGGGCTGGCCGCCGTCGCGTACGGCTGGCAGGCCGCGGTCACCACGCTCGACCAGCTCCGCACCATCACCCACGCCCTGCGCGGCTGGCCGACCCCGCTGGGCGGGTCGATCAACTCCGCCGAGGTCAAGTTCGACGAGGTCGGCGGCGCTTCCGACGAGAAGGCCCTCACCACCCTGAAACTGATCGGCCGCCAGGTCGCGGAGTTCGCCCGCGCCCGGCGCTGA
- a CDS encoding organic hydroperoxide resistance protein, producing MEPLYTAVATARGDGRNGEVTSSDGVIDEQLAVPKEMGGPGGEKTNPEQLFAAGYAACFHSALQAVARKGDVALGESTVTAEVGIGRNGDGLELAVKLVAHLPGLEQDKAGELAAQAHQVCPYSRATRGNIQVEITATT from the coding sequence GTGGAACCGCTGTACACGGCAGTCGCGACGGCGCGCGGTGACGGACGCAACGGCGAGGTGACCTCGTCCGACGGTGTCATCGACGAGCAGCTGGCCGTGCCCAAGGAGATGGGCGGCCCGGGCGGCGAGAAGACCAACCCGGAGCAGCTCTTCGCGGCCGGCTACGCGGCCTGCTTCCACAGCGCGCTGCAGGCCGTGGCGCGCAAGGGCGACGTCGCGCTCGGCGAATCGACCGTCACCGCCGAGGTCGGCATCGGCCGCAACGGGGACGGCCTGGAACTGGCCGTGAAACTCGTCGCCCACCTGCCCGGTCTGGAGCAGGACAAGGCCGGTGAGCTTGCGGCCCAGGCGCATCAGGTGTGTCCTTATTCTCGCGCCACCAGGGGAAACATCCAGGTCGAGATCACCGCGACGACCTGA
- a CDS encoding AAA family ATPase codes for MTIEPRALLVIAGLPGSGKSTLLRGTRASRPVEVLDSDRMRDRLAAALPPGTPYRRYRPAVHVLHRLRVVLAAVRTPGPVVVHDPATGAATRAWLVLTGLLTGRRRHLLWVDCTPEEALAGQRARGRVLRARAFCRHLRRLPRVRALLVDGRPRGWHEITVIDRDRARRGLRLVVD; via the coding sequence ATGACGATCGAACCGCGCGCGCTGCTGGTGATCGCCGGGCTGCCCGGCTCGGGCAAGAGCACGCTGTTGCGCGGCACGCGCGCGAGCCGGCCGGTCGAGGTGCTCGACTCGGACCGGATGCGCGACCGGCTGGCCGCCGCGCTGCCGCCGGGGACGCCGTACCGCCGGTACCGGCCGGCGGTGCACGTCCTGCACCGGTTGCGGGTGGTGCTGGCCGCGGTCCGCACGCCGGGCCCGGTGGTGGTGCACGACCCGGCGACCGGCGCGGCGACGCGGGCGTGGCTGGTGCTGACCGGGCTGCTCACCGGACGGCGGCGGCACCTGCTGTGGGTGGACTGCACGCCGGAGGAGGCCCTGGCGGGGCAGCGAGCGCGGGGGCGCGTGCTGCGGGCGAGGGCGTTCTGCCGTCACCTGCGCCGCCTGCCCCGGGTGCGCGCCCTGCTGGTCGACGGGCGGCCCCGCGGCTGGCACGAGATCACGGTCATCGACCGCGACCGCGCCCGCCGGGGGTTGCGCCTGGTGGTGGACTAG
- a CDS encoding Dps family protein, translated as MANAPIQSPLTPADKEITGNALQAALVDLVDLSLIAKQAHWNVVGSNFRSVHLQLDELVDTARNYVDEVAERANAIGISPNGKAKTVVESSGLPEYPDNWQNVEATIENIVKILAGLIQRMRKRIDETDKSDLVTQDLFIEITQELEKAHWMWQAQTA; from the coding sequence ATGGCGAACGCACCCATCCAGAGCCCGCTCACCCCGGCCGACAAGGAGATCACCGGTAACGCGCTGCAGGCCGCGCTGGTCGACCTCGTGGACCTGTCCCTGATCGCCAAGCAGGCCCACTGGAACGTGGTCGGCTCGAACTTCCGCAGTGTGCACCTGCAGCTCGACGAGCTGGTGGACACCGCCCGCAACTACGTCGACGAGGTCGCCGAGCGCGCCAACGCGATCGGCATCTCGCCGAACGGCAAGGCCAAGACCGTCGTCGAGAGTTCCGGCCTGCCGGAGTACCCGGACAACTGGCAGAACGTCGAGGCCACGATCGAGAACATCGTGAAGATCCTCGCCGGCCTGATCCAGCGCATGCGCAAGCGCATCGACGAGACGGACAAGAGCGACCTGGTCACCCAGGACCTGTTCATCGAAATCACCCAGGAGCTGGAGAAGGCCCACTGGATGTGGCAGGCGCAGACCGCCTGA
- a CDS encoding metallophosphoesterase, with product MSTVRDSHRVTAKRLAAGTVALGAATVGYASGIERRHFVLRTADLPVLEPGAQPMRVLHVSDLHMLPGQHAKQRWVAALDRLEPDLVVNTGDNLAHPKAVPAVLRALGPLLDRPGLFVFGSNDYYAPKPKNPARYLMPRGKKKRIHGRKLPWRDLRAAFIEHGWQDLTHVRRTLTVAGQTVFAAGLDDPHLRRDRYGEIAGPAEAATLRLGVTHSPEPRILDPFAADGYDLVLAGHTHGGQLRIPGIGALVTNCDLDRSRARGASRWGAHMWLHVSAGLGTSPYAPARFACPPEATLLTLVARGKTTTEPTKATPRKAPRAIR from the coding sequence GTGAGCACGGTGCGTGACAGCCACAGGGTGACAGCAAAACGCCTCGCCGCGGGGACGGTCGCGCTCGGGGCCGCGACCGTCGGGTACGCGTCCGGCATCGAGCGGCGGCACTTCGTCCTCCGGACCGCCGACCTGCCCGTCCTCGAGCCGGGCGCCCAGCCGATGCGCGTCCTGCACGTGTCCGACCTGCACATGCTGCCCGGCCAGCACGCCAAACAGCGCTGGGTCGCCGCCCTCGACCGGCTCGAACCGGACCTCGTCGTCAACACCGGCGACAACCTCGCCCACCCCAAGGCCGTGCCCGCCGTCCTGCGCGCACTCGGACCGCTCCTCGACCGGCCGGGGCTGTTCGTCTTCGGCAGCAACGACTACTACGCCCCCAAACCCAAGAACCCCGCCCGCTACCTCATGCCCCGCGGCAAGAAGAAGCGCATCCACGGCAGGAAACTCCCGTGGCGCGACCTCCGGGCCGCGTTCATCGAACACGGCTGGCAGGACCTCACCCACGTCCGCCGCACCCTCACCGTCGCCGGGCAGACGGTGTTCGCCGCCGGCCTCGACGACCCCCACCTGCGCCGCGACCGCTACGGCGAAATCGCCGGCCCCGCCGAAGCCGCCACCCTCCGCCTCGGCGTCACCCACTCGCCCGAGCCGCGCATCCTCGACCCCTTCGCCGCCGACGGCTACGACCTCGTCCTCGCCGGCCACACCCACGGCGGCCAGCTCCGCATCCCCGGCATCGGCGCACTGGTCACCAACTGCGACCTCGACCGCAGCCGCGCCCGGGGAGCCTCCCGCTGGGGCGCCCACATGTGGCTCCACGTCTCCGCCGGACTGGGCACCTCCCCCTACGCCCCGGCCCGCTTCGCGTGCCCACCCGAAGCGACGCTGTTGACGCTGGTCGCACGGGGAAAGACCACGACCGAACCCACCAAGGCAACCCCCCGCAAAGCCCCCCGCGCCATCCGCTAA
- a CDS encoding S9 family peptidase — translation MTTQHPPANIPDRLFDDAEAEARWRARFHAPRVSVPDWALDSPQHNVYVSNASGVWEVYAWNRDSGEHRQVTDRPNGTLHATTSPDGSAIWWFNDTDGDEFGTWMRQPFDGGPAEPALPDVHPGYPAGLEIGHRVIASGVSTDDGSELFATRDGRTTRFYTSEQDAGIGALSRDESLLAISHAEHGDSRHPAIRVLDTERFETVADKWDGEGKGLTPLEFSPVAGDQRLLVLHERRGREELLVWDVAAGTETELDLGLPGEVVATWYPKADALLVVHFHEARSSLHRYDLTTGELSAVDTPPGRIGGAGVRPDGTVEYSWSSAAEPAVIRARAADGADTVLLTPPGDPAPGSAPVTDAFVEGPGGRIHALVARPLTAPDGPLPTVFALHGGPHAADEDRFSAYRAVWLDAGFAVVEVNYRGSTGYGSAWRDAIEGRPGLTELEDVAAVYDWAVESGLSDPARMVVSGASWGGYLTLLAVGTQPDRWAAGVASVPVADYVAAYEDEMEQLRQFDRALFGGSPEEVPAVYRECSPITYVDAVKAPLLVLAGDNDPRCPIRQIENYLDRLAGRDVPYEFYRYDAGHGSLVIAETIKQTAAEVHFAMKAVGLAQ, via the coding sequence GTGACTACCCAGCACCCGCCCGCGAACATCCCCGACCGCCTCTTCGACGACGCCGAGGCCGAGGCACGGTGGCGCGCCCGGTTCCACGCGCCGCGCGTGTCGGTGCCGGACTGGGCGCTCGACTCGCCACAGCACAACGTCTACGTCTCCAACGCCAGCGGCGTGTGGGAGGTGTACGCCTGGAACCGCGACTCGGGCGAGCACCGGCAGGTCACCGACCGGCCCAACGGCACCCTGCACGCCACCACCTCGCCCGACGGCAGCGCCATCTGGTGGTTCAACGACACCGACGGCGACGAGTTCGGCACCTGGATGCGCCAGCCGTTCGACGGCGGTCCCGCCGAACCCGCCCTGCCCGACGTCCACCCCGGCTACCCGGCCGGGCTCGAGATCGGGCACCGCGTGATCGCCAGCGGCGTGTCCACCGACGACGGCAGCGAGCTGTTCGCCACCCGCGACGGGCGGACCACGCGCTTCTACACCAGCGAGCAGGACGCCGGCATCGGCGCGCTGTCCCGAGACGAGTCGCTGCTGGCGATCTCGCACGCCGAGCACGGTGACTCCCGCCACCCCGCGATCCGCGTCCTGGACACCGAGCGCTTCGAGACCGTGGCGGACAAGTGGGACGGCGAGGGCAAGGGCCTGACCCCGCTGGAGTTCTCGCCGGTCGCCGGTGATCAGCGGCTCCTCGTCCTGCACGAGCGCCGCGGCCGCGAGGAGCTGCTGGTGTGGGACGTCGCGGCCGGCACCGAGACCGAACTGGACCTCGGCCTGCCCGGCGAGGTCGTCGCCACCTGGTACCCGAAGGCCGACGCGCTGCTGGTGGTGCACTTCCACGAGGCCCGCAGCTCGCTGCACCGCTACGACCTGACCACCGGTGAACTGTCCGCTGTGGACACCCCGCCGGGCCGGATCGGCGGCGCCGGGGTGCGCCCGGACGGCACCGTCGAGTACTCGTGGTCCAGCGCGGCCGAGCCGGCCGTCATCCGCGCCCGTGCCGCGGACGGCGCCGACACGGTCCTGCTCACCCCGCCCGGCGACCCCGCGCCCGGCTCGGCGCCGGTCACCGACGCGTTCGTCGAGGGTCCCGGCGGCCGCATCCACGCCCTCGTCGCGCGCCCGCTGACCGCGCCGGACGGCCCGCTGCCGACGGTGTTCGCCCTGCACGGCGGTCCGCACGCGGCCGACGAGGACCGCTTCTCCGCCTACCGCGCGGTGTGGCTGGACGCCGGGTTCGCCGTGGTCGAGGTCAACTACCGCGGCTCCACCGGCTACGGCTCGGCCTGGCGGGACGCGATCGAGGGCCGCCCCGGCCTGACCGAGCTGGAGGACGTCGCCGCGGTGTACGACTGGGCCGTCGAGAGCGGCCTGAGCGACCCGGCGCGCATGGTCGTCTCCGGCGCCTCGTGGGGCGGCTACCTGACCCTGCTCGCCGTGGGCACCCAGCCCGACCGCTGGGCCGCCGGGGTGGCCAGCGTGCCGGTCGCGGACTACGTCGCCGCCTACGAGGACGAGATGGAGCAGCTGCGGCAGTTCGACCGCGCGCTGTTCGGCGGGTCGCCCGAAGAGGTGCCCGCCGTGTACCGGGAGTGCTCGCCGATCACCTACGTCGACGCGGTCAAGGCGCCGCTGCTGGTGCTGGCCGGCGACAACGACCCGCGCTGCCCGATCCGCCAGATCGAGAACTACCTCGATCGGCTGGCCGGGCGGGACGTGCCGTACGAGTTCTACCGCTACGACGCCGGGCACGGTTCGCTGGTGATCGCCGAGACGATCAAGCAGACCGCGGCCGAGGTGCACTTCGCGATGAAGGCGGTCGGCCTGGCTCAGTGA
- a CDS encoding glutamate decarboxylase, translated as MVLHAGDQGADDRPGGSNPLYAVTNPALAATYTPPRNRLHDQTLPADTALQLVRDELMLDGNARLNLATFVTTWMEPQARELIADCADKNMIDKDEYPQTAELERRCVNILADLWHAPVPDAVMGCSTTGSSEACMLAGMALKRRWSKLGRSGRPNLVMGANVQVCWEKFCEYWEVEPRLVPMAGEVFHLTAAEAVARCDENTIGVVAILGSTFDGSYEPVADIVAALDQLQAERGWDIPVHVDGASGAMIAPFLDPDLQWDFRLPRVASINTSGHKYGLVYPGVGWVLWRDRDALPSELVFNVNYLGGDMPTFALNFSRPGAQVAAQYYTFVRLGREGYRVVQQACRDVAMRLADRIAGLGPFRLLTRGDQLPVFAFTTRDEVTAFDVFDVSRRLRERGWLVPAYTFPENRTDLAVLRIVCRNGFTHDLADLLVDDLTRVLPELHAQDRPQHKPETSTAFHH; from the coding sequence ATGGTGCTGCACGCGGGTGACCAGGGGGCCGACGACCGTCCGGGCGGGAGCAACCCGCTGTACGCCGTGACGAACCCGGCGCTGGCCGCCACCTACACCCCGCCCCGGAACCGGCTGCACGACCAGACGCTGCCCGCCGACACGGCGCTGCAGCTGGTGCGCGACGAGCTGATGCTCGACGGCAACGCGCGGCTGAACCTGGCCACGTTCGTCACGACGTGGATGGAGCCGCAGGCCCGCGAGCTGATCGCCGACTGCGCCGACAAGAACATGATCGACAAGGACGAGTACCCGCAGACCGCGGAGCTCGAGCGCCGCTGCGTCAACATCCTCGCCGATCTGTGGCACGCGCCCGTCCCGGATGCCGTCATGGGCTGTTCGACCACCGGCTCGTCGGAGGCCTGCATGCTCGCCGGAATGGCGCTCAAGCGGCGCTGGAGCAAGCTCGGCCGGTCCGGCAGACCGAATCTGGTGATGGGCGCGAACGTCCAGGTGTGCTGGGAGAAGTTCTGCGAGTACTGGGAGGTCGAGCCGCGCCTGGTGCCGATGGCAGGCGAGGTGTTCCACCTCACCGCGGCCGAGGCGGTTGCGCGGTGCGACGAGAACACGATCGGCGTGGTCGCGATCCTCGGCTCCACCTTCGACGGCAGCTACGAGCCGGTCGCGGACATCGTCGCGGCCCTCGACCAGCTGCAGGCCGAGCGCGGCTGGGACATCCCGGTGCACGTCGACGGCGCGTCAGGGGCGATGATCGCGCCGTTCCTCGACCCGGACCTGCAGTGGGACTTCCGCCTGCCGCGGGTGGCGTCGATCAACACGTCGGGCCACAAGTACGGGCTGGTCTACCCCGGTGTCGGCTGGGTGCTGTGGCGCGACCGCGACGCCCTGCCGTCCGAGCTGGTGTTCAACGTCAACTACCTCGGTGGCGACATGCCGACGTTCGCGCTGAACTTCTCGCGGCCGGGCGCCCAGGTCGCGGCGCAGTACTACACGTTCGTCCGGCTCGGCCGCGAGGGGTACCGGGTGGTGCAGCAGGCCTGCCGCGACGTGGCGATGCGGCTGGCGGACCGGATCGCCGGACTCGGCCCGTTCCGGCTGCTCACCCGCGGCGACCAGCTACCGGTGTTCGCGTTCACCACCCGCGACGAGGTCACCGCGTTCGACGTCTTCGACGTGTCGCGGCGGCTCCGGGAACGCGGGTGGCTCGTGCCCGCCTACACGTTCCCGGAGAACCGCACCGACCTGGCGGTGCTGCGGATCGTGTGCCGCAACGGGTTCACCCACGACCTGGCCGACCTGCTGGTCGACGACCTCACGCGGGTGCTCCCCGAACTGCACGCGCAGGACCGGCCCCAGCACAAACCCGAGACCAGCACCGCCTTCCATCACTGA
- a CDS encoding MFS transporter, with protein MSFQPYLRVLALPGVRTAMLLFFFTRLPMTATGITLTLHVVSDLGRGYGQAGLVGTATMLGSALGAPLVGRMIDRYGLRPVTAVCGTTSAVFWLATPHLPYAALLAAALPAGMLVLPASSIARQVLTALVPPESRRSAYSLDSILLETSFMVGPSAGIALSTQVSSTLALSGIGAWFALGTIALCWFNPPIRHDTETVTAARPPLREWLTPRLAGALLVAAGALFCLMGTELATLAALRSTGEVGWTGLVIAVMCVASVAGGVVHGAVRKSLSQARLMVLLTALVIPVAFASGLPWWLLALALVPTNLACAPTLASTAEEVTGLAPPRVRGEAMGLLDAATRLGMAAGSPVVGFVIDHGSAGWGFAAAGLFGLGFAAVAFGLRRRGAAVPAVASP; from the coding sequence ATGTCCTTCCAGCCGTATCTGCGCGTCCTCGCCCTGCCCGGGGTGCGGACGGCGATGCTGCTGTTCTTCTTCACGCGGCTGCCGATGACCGCCACCGGGATCACGCTGACGCTGCACGTGGTCAGCGACCTCGGCCGCGGCTACGGCCAGGCCGGGCTGGTCGGCACGGCGACGATGCTGGGCAGCGCGCTCGGCGCCCCGCTGGTCGGCCGGATGATCGACCGTTACGGCCTGCGCCCGGTCACCGCGGTGTGCGGCACCACCTCGGCGGTGTTCTGGCTGGCCACCCCGCACCTGCCGTACGCGGCGCTGCTGGCGGCGGCCCTGCCGGCGGGGATGCTCGTGCTCCCGGCGAGCTCGATCGCCCGGCAGGTGCTCACCGCGCTGGTGCCGCCGGAGTCCCGCCGGTCGGCCTACTCGCTCGACTCGATCCTGCTCGAGACCTCGTTCATGGTCGGGCCGAGCGCCGGGATCGCGCTGTCCACCCAGGTGTCCTCGACGCTGGCGCTGAGCGGGATCGGCGCCTGGTTCGCCCTCGGCACGATCGCGCTGTGCTGGTTCAACCCGCCGATCCGGCACGACACCGAGACGGTCACGGCGGCGCGTCCGCCGCTGCGGGAGTGGCTCACGCCGCGGCTCGCCGGTGCCCTGCTGGTGGCCGCGGGCGCGCTGTTCTGCCTGATGGGGACGGAGCTGGCGACGCTGGCCGCGCTGCGGTCCACCGGCGAGGTGGGCTGGACGGGCCTGGTGATCGCGGTGATGTGCGTGGCGTCGGTGGCCGGCGGGGTCGTGCACGGTGCGGTGCGGAAGTCGCTGTCGCAGGCCCGGCTCATGGTGTTGCTGACCGCGCTGGTGATCCCCGTCGCGTTCGCGAGCGGGCTGCCGTGGTGGCTGCTGGCGCTCGCGCTGGTGCCGACGAACCTGGCGTGCGCGCCGACGCTCGCGTCGACCGCGGAGGAGGTCACGGGTCTCGCGCCGCCGCGCGTGCGCGGCGAGGCGATGGGCCTGCTCGACGCGGCCACCCGGCTCGGGATGGCGGCGGGCAGCCCGGTGGTCGGGTTCGTGATCGACCACGGCAGCGCCGGTTGGGGCTTCGCGGCGGCGGGCCTGTTCGGGCTCGGGTTCGCGGCGGTGGCGTTCGGCCTGCGACGGCGCGGGGCCGCGGTGCCTGCCGTGGCGTCGCCGTGA
- a CDS encoding aldo/keto reductase family oxidoreductase, with protein sequence MTANTLAGGTFTMAEGLTVGRMGYGAMQLAGPGVFGPPADRDAAVAVLREAVELGVNHIDTADFYGPHVTNEIIREALHPYDGLVVVTKVGAIRDAEGAWVHAREPEQLRAQVHDNLRNLGVDALDVVNLRVGGGDDGHSAVPGSIAEPFTALVELQQQGLIKHLGISTVNAEQVAEAQSIAPIVCVQNAYNVAHREDDELVDSLAAQGIAYVPYFPLGGFSPLQSEALDAVAARLGSTPMAVALAWLLHRSPNILLIPGTSSIEHLRDNVAAATLDLPADALAELDAIG encoded by the coding sequence ATGACAGCGAACACTCTGGCGGGCGGGACCTTCACGATGGCGGAGGGACTGACGGTCGGCCGCATGGGGTACGGCGCGATGCAGCTGGCCGGTCCCGGCGTGTTCGGCCCGCCCGCGGACCGGGACGCGGCCGTCGCCGTGCTGCGCGAGGCGGTCGAGCTCGGCGTCAACCACATCGACACCGCCGACTTCTACGGCCCGCACGTCACCAACGAGATCATCCGCGAGGCCCTGCACCCCTACGACGGGCTCGTGGTGGTGACCAAGGTCGGCGCGATCCGCGACGCCGAAGGGGCGTGGGTGCACGCCCGCGAGCCGGAGCAGCTGCGCGCCCAGGTGCACGACAACCTGCGCAACCTCGGCGTGGACGCGCTCGACGTGGTCAACCTGCGCGTCGGCGGCGGGGACGACGGGCATTCGGCGGTGCCCGGCTCGATCGCCGAGCCGTTCACCGCACTGGTGGAGCTGCAGCAGCAGGGGCTGATCAAACACCTCGGGATCAGCACGGTGAACGCCGAGCAGGTCGCCGAGGCGCAGTCGATCGCGCCGATCGTGTGCGTGCAGAACGCCTACAACGTGGCGCACCGCGAGGACGACGAGCTGGTCGACTCGCTGGCCGCGCAGGGCATCGCGTACGTGCCGTACTTCCCGCTCGGCGGGTTCTCGCCGCTGCAGTCGGAGGCGCTCGACGCGGTGGCCGCGCGACTCGGCTCGACCCCGATGGCCGTCGCGCTGGCGTGGCTGCTGCACCGCTCGCCGAACATCCTGCTGATCCCCGGCACATCGTCGATCGAGCACCTGAGGGACAACGTGGCCGCCGCGACGCTCGACCTGCCGGCCGACGCGCTCGCCGAGCTGGACGCGATCGGCTAG
- a CDS encoding class I SAM-dependent methyltransferase translates to MLEGYAPGFAQDALAMMTSRTAADRAEFVLRLLRPGMRVLDVGCGPGTITAGFATIAGRGCVVGVDREPRQFPEESKVEFVAGDAYALPVADESVDVVFAHALFEHLSRPGDALAECRRVLRPGGTLALSTSDWSRARLRPGTANVRAALRGHYLLRRRAGGDPFAGKHVASWVSAAGFREVRTHGRFRSDMSYRALARYVESRLDAALSASPVDRDQLASAARSAWAWSHSGDGEFAQYWVELVALK, encoded by the coding sequence GTGCTGGAGGGATACGCGCCCGGGTTCGCGCAGGACGCGCTGGCGATGATGACGTCACGTACCGCGGCCGATCGTGCGGAGTTCGTGTTGCGCCTGCTGCGGCCGGGCATGCGGGTGCTCGACGTCGGGTGCGGTCCGGGCACGATCACCGCGGGGTTCGCCACGATCGCCGGGCGGGGCTGTGTCGTCGGCGTCGACCGCGAACCGCGCCAGTTCCCGGAAGAGTCCAAAGTGGAGTTCGTGGCCGGGGACGCGTACGCGTTGCCGGTGGCGGACGAGAGCGTCGACGTGGTGTTCGCGCACGCGTTGTTCGAGCACCTGTCCCGGCCCGGCGACGCGCTGGCGGAGTGCCGGCGGGTGCTGCGGCCGGGCGGGACGCTGGCATTGTCCACTTCGGACTGGTCGCGGGCTCGGCTGAGACCGGGGACGGCGAACGTCAGGGCGGCCCTGCGGGGCCACTACCTGCTGCGGCGGCGGGCCGGCGGGGATCCGTTCGCTGGCAAGCACGTGGCTTCGTGGGTTTCCGCTGCCGGGTTCCGCGAGGTGCGCACGCACGGGCGGTTCCGGTCGGACATGTCGTACCGGGCGCTGGCGCGGTACGTGGAGTCGCGGTTGGACGCCGCCTTGAGTGCTTCGCCGGTGGATCGGGACCAGCTGGCCTCGGCCGCGCGGTCCGCTTGGGCCTGGTCGCACAGCGGGGACGGCGAGTTCGCCCAGTACTGGGTGGAGCTGGTCGCGCTCAAGTAG
- a CDS encoding alpha/beta hydrolase, whose amino-acid sequence MATSLQSRVEAVAAQLIFGLPERARRLIAGRPIRLDGQELALDAQLLLRLQQISRVSMTAGTPELARQRILESGHLVSGKPIEPVRTQEVVIPAEHGPVPATLYVPDGLPSPSPLLVFFHGGGWVVGSRASHDNAARYFAKQAGVRVLSVEYRLAPEHPFPAATEDAVAAFDYAHTKAADLGVDPERIAVGGDSAGGNLAAVTAQVTTARGGAAPAFQLLLYPGVDASKRRRSREIFASGFFLTDADMTWFIDHYAPAGVDRTDPRLSPLLTEDFTGLPPAYVATAGFDPLRDEGEEYAAKLRAAGVPVTLSRQRDLIHGYVNFLGVGKRFREATSEAAGALRLGLRA is encoded by the coding sequence ATGGCGACCTCACTGCAGAGCCGCGTGGAAGCGGTCGCGGCTCAACTGATCTTCGGTCTCCCCGAGCGGGCGCGACGGCTCATCGCCGGGCGTCCGATCCGGCTCGACGGGCAGGAGCTGGCGCTGGACGCGCAGCTGCTGCTGCGGTTGCAGCAGATTTCGCGGGTGAGCATGACCGCGGGCACGCCCGAGCTGGCGCGGCAGCGGATCCTCGAGTCCGGCCACCTGGTGAGCGGCAAGCCGATCGAGCCGGTACGCACGCAGGAGGTCGTCATCCCGGCCGAGCACGGTCCGGTGCCGGCCACGCTGTACGTGCCCGACGGGCTGCCCTCGCCGTCGCCGCTGCTGGTGTTCTTCCACGGCGGTGGGTGGGTCGTCGGCAGCCGCGCGAGCCACGACAACGCCGCGCGCTACTTCGCCAAGCAGGCCGGTGTGCGAGTGCTGTCGGTCGAATACCGGCTCGCGCCCGAGCACCCGTTCCCGGCGGCCACCGAGGACGCCGTCGCGGCGTTCGACTACGCGCACACCAAGGCCGCCGACCTGGGCGTGGACCCCGAGCGGATCGCGGTGGGCGGGGACAGCGCGGGCGGCAACCTCGCCGCGGTGACCGCGCAGGTCACGACCGCGCGTGGTGGCGCCGCCCCGGCGTTCCAGCTGCTGCTGTACCCGGGTGTCGACGCCAGCAAGCGGAGGCGGTCGCGGGAGATCTTCGCGAGCGGCTTCTTCCTCACCGACGCCGACATGACGTGGTTCATCGACCACTACGCGCCCGCCGGGGTGGACCGGACGGACCCGCGGCTGTCGCCGTTGCTCACCGAGGACTTCACCGGGCTGCCACCGGCGTACGTGGCCACCGCCGGGTTCGACCCGCTGCGCGACGAGGGCGAAGAGTACGCGGCGAAGCTGCGCGCCGCCGGGGTACCGGTGACGTTGAGCCGCCAGCGCGACCTGATCCACGGCTACGTGAACTTCCTGGGCGTCGGCAAGCGGTTCCGGGAAGCGACCTCGGAGGCGGCCGGCGCGCTCCGGCTGGGCCTGCGGGCGTGA